AAAAGGCTCGGTCGCGTCATACTAAAATTTCCTCTGTGAAATTTTAGTATTTTAATAGCCTATAGATTATCCCAAATTTTTCCTTTATAAAAATTTGGGGTCACCCGTAAAAATTTCCGCCCGCTCCACCCCTCTATTTCCTCATTGACTCCTCTCTCAACGGTGCTATAATCATCTCTGAGAGGCGCACCATGGCAGTAGATCATTACAGATAAATGATGGTAAGGCATTGGCAACCACCGGTGCCTTTTTTATTGGAGAACTAAAACATTTTAAAAATAGGGGTCAGACCCCTTTTGGGGACAGGTCTGGGATTGGCTGAGGGACAGATCCAGGATGCCCACGAGAACCGTCCCCAAAAACATACAAAGTGCCACCCTATCCGATTCTAGGGTTTCCCCAACTAGGATGGCACCGAAATAGCAGAAACAAAACGATAAGGTAAAACTTCCCGAGGTGCAAGATGATTTGGATAGTCAAGAATATTGATTTGCTTCTCAACATAATAGGCACTTTTTGTATTGCTTTTTCATTTGGCAGAAATCTTGAAGGTGCATATCAGGAAAGAGTAAGGCTGATAAATAAAAAGCCGATAAAAGTTTATCTCGCCTCATTCTTGCACCCATTGTTATTTAAGATAGGTTGTGGGTTTTTAATATTCGGATTCATAATTACCGCTATTAGACGATAATAGATATTAAAAAATAAAACTAAAAGGAGATGGCATTACAGAACTAAATGTTTGGGGACGGTTCGAGAGGCAATCTCAGAAGTGTCCCTCATCTACGATAAAAGGTGCCATCCCACAAAGTGCCACCCTATCCGATTCTAGGGTGTCCCCAACTAGGATGGCACCAAAAGGAATAGGATGCCCACGAGAACCGTCCCCAAAAACACAAAAAGAACAGAAGTCAGTAAATAACTTTTACATTACCCGATGAGAGCACGGACGGCTTAAATTATAGAGGAGATTACATGAAAAAAATAGTTATATTTTTTATTTTGGGCTGTTTGTTATTTACAATAAGCGTTTATAGTGCCGATGAATTATCCCCCGCACAAATTATGGAACAATACGGAAACTCAGTAGTCCTAATAGCAACTGTGAAAGATAATAAAGAAGTAGGGCTAGGAAGTGGCTTCATAGTTAAGAGTGATGGAGTTATAGTAACAAATTATCATGTTATAGAGGGCGCCTACCCCGCAATGGTGAAACTCAAGAACGGTGACGTATTTGATGATATTTCGGTAATAGACTATAACGCTCGACAGGATGTTGCTGTTATTAGGATAAAGGGCTTTGATTTACCTACGGTGAATTTAGGCAATTCGAATAATACTAAAGTTGGCGAAAAGATAGTTGTCATAGGTAACCCCCATGGACTAGAAAATTCAATATCAGATGGTTTATTATCACAAATAAGAGATACGGGGGAGGGGTATAAACTCCATCAAATAAGTGCCCCAATATCTGCTGGAAGTAGCGGTAGTCCTGTATTTAATTTGAGCGGAGAAGTTATTGGTATAGCAACCATGTCAGACACTCTTGGACAGAACTTAAATTTTTCTGTTCCAATTAATTACGCCAGGGGCATGATAAATAGTCCAATTAAGTGCACATTAAAAGAATTTGCAGGCCTTGAAAAAGATAAATCTATGCTATCAGAATTAAAGAAATCTGAACAGGTAGACAATAAGAAGGTATTAGAAAAGACCAACAATGCAATCAGTATGTTATTTGCATCGTGGGAAAATAGCGTTGAAGGTTTAGAAAAAACCGGCGAGCCTCATAAGTATAAATTCAAAAATGACAAATTTGCTATTAATCCCGATATTTATACTGCAAATCAAGTACTCAAAACTGCGTATAAAGACTTGAATGAGATTAGTACATCTGATACAGAATTGCAAAAATTAAAGGAAGGAGTAATTAACTCTATAAGCGAAGCTCTGGAATCCTCGAATAAATTAATAGCAGCGCTTGAAAATAAGTCTCCCAACGCATTCGGTGTATATTTCCCTTCTCCCGATTGGGCTAAAGCGAAATCGGCAAGCGATGAAATGGGAATATGCGTCCGAAGGTTTGACAAAGATTTTGTTACAACATTTATGGAAAAGATCAAGAAAGACAACCCAAAAATAGAGGCATCGGTGCTTCCTCTTTTTATCTTAATATACCAAAATAGAGAAAGAAATCCGGAAGACCTTGCAGACGAAAACAAAAAATTTGGCCATCTTGGATTGATTTTTAGATTTTCAACACGTCGTCCAATTGTTTTGGATGTACAAAAAGGCAAAGCAGCAGATAAGGCCGGCATTGAAAAAAATGATATATTATTAGGGGTAGCTGATGGGGTTGATTTCAAAACTCAAATGGACTACACAGAATTTCAGAAAAAAACAAAGGCAGGAGAAAAATATACATTCAAAATTGAAAGAAAGGGCGAAGTTTTGACAAAAACAGTCAAGCTATTCTAATCAGTAAGGAAAATAGGAACGGCGACCGTTTTTGAGGCAGAAGAGATGGTAGCTGTCCCTATTTTCCTATTCTTAAAAAATAGGAACACGGCCGATTTATTTAGAAGATAGGGATGTGTCCTTATTTTCTAAAGAACGGACCGATTAGTATGAACAAAATTGGAAAGGATAAATGGATACGCATACTCTTTTAATCAGTTTGCTCGTAGCAATAACAACGGCATTCATAACGGCATTATTAAATAACTATTATTGGAAAAGGCAATTAAAAGATGCGGAAAGGTCAGAGTATCGAAAATTCTATCATAAACGAAAATTAGAAACGTATGAAACGCTTTTATATAAAGCGATGGACACACGAGAAACTGTTCACGAATTTGTATTTGCATTAAACAAGGATATAAAGGCAGTTCAACCAGCTAAGCTATCCGAAAAATTTATAGATATCCTTAACTATCTTTTACAGAGAAGCCTATATATAAGCTCTGACATTTTAAGAATAACTAAGCCATTGTTTAGAAAGACACCTGATAACGTTGCAAAAGACCCCAACGGCTTTTTTGATGAGTACCATGCTGGTATCGCAGCATTAGCAGATGGGATGAGGCAAGAGTTAGGAATCCAGGAATTGCTTCACGGGAAAGAGATGGAGGATATTCTCCATGCTCGTCGTTTATTAAAAACAGAAATCAAACCCCTTTAACAATTCTAACCTGGTTAGAATTGCCAGGTTAGAAATATCATCCACCCTCCCCTAGAAAGAAATCCGTAAAAAGGTGTCTGGCCCCTCTTTGTAAAATTTTTTAGTATGACGCGACCGAGCCTTTTGGAGTATTAGGGCACTACGGCGCCTAGGATCCACGATCTGTCATTGATACGCCTCGAGAGCGTTGAATGCCCTATAGAAACAAAAGGCGAGGGAGCGGCAGCCTGCCCTCCGAAGCAAAAGATCTCTGAATGGCAGAAGCTGCAAAGGAGGGGACCCGTAAAAATTTTACGTCGTTACATTCATACTGCCAGTGCGGTAGCCCTCGAGGTCGAGGGTGACGTATTTGAATCCGAGGGATTTGAGGTCGCGGACGAGACGATGGCGGATATTCGCGCTCAGGACCTTCCTGAAGTCATCCGGATAGAATTCGAGGCGGACTGTCTCTTTATGCAGCCGCGCCCTCACCTGCCTGAAACCGAGCCGCTTCAAGGATGCCTCTGCCCTGTCTATCCTGGCAAGGTCCTGCTTCGAGATGTTCATATTGAACGGCACGCGCGATGCGAGGCATGCGAATGACGGCTTGTCCCATGTGGGAAGCTTCAGACGCTTCGAGAGTCGCCGGATATCGTCCTTGGTCAGTTTCGCCGCGAGGAGCGGACTCTTCACACCGAGCTCTTTGGCGGCCCTCCGCCCGTACCGAACGTCCTTGAGGTCGTCGTAATTCGTCCCATCTATCACGAAGCTCATGCCATATTTGGACTTCAGCGAATCGAGCTTCCTGAAGAGCTCCCTTTTGCAGTAGTAGCAACGGTTGACCGGGTTCTTCCTGAAGTTCTTTATCCCGAGTTCTCTCGTATATATCGTAAGGTGGCGCGCACCGATCTTCTTCACGAGCCGCCTCGCCTCTTTATATTCCGATAGCGGATATGTCTCGGACCGTGCCGTAACGGCGAGCACGTTCCGCTTCCCGAGCGCATCGACCGCAACCTTGAGCAAGAACGTACTATCGAGTCCTCCGGAGTATGCGACGACAACGCTCTTCAGCTTTTTCAATATTCTTTTTAACTGTGGACTGTGGACCGTGGACCGTGGACTCATCCTATATTCCTTCCCTTATCCATCCTCCGCCGAGGACGACGTCGCGCTCGTAGAATACGACCGCCTGGCCCGGCGTCGGCGCCTCCTGCGGTTCGTCGAAATCGACCCTCACCAGGTCCACGCCTATCGGGGTAACGACCGCGGGTGCCTTCTTGTGATTGTACCGTATCTTCGCCTTCACCTTGAGCGGCTTATCTATGCCGCTTATGGCGACCCAATTCAGGCGATGCGCTATCAGGCCGCGCTTCAGGACGTCCTTCTTCGTCCCGACGATGATGCGATTATTCCCTATATCGATCCCCGTGACATACAAGGGTTCACTATACGCTATGCCCATCCCCCTACGCTGGCCTATCGTATAGAACGGTATCCCTTTATGCCGGCCGAGGACCTTGCCGTCTTTATCTACGATATCACCTTCGCCAAACGCGACACCCGTCTTCTTCCTGATGTAGTCGCCGTAATGGGCGTCCTGCACGAAACATATGTCCTGGCTCTCGACGGCATCATATGCCTTCAACCGTAACCTCTTTGCAAGCACGCGCGTCTTATCTTTGGTGAGATCTCCGAGCGGGAAGAGCGCGTGCGCCAGCTGGTCCTGCGAGAGACCGAAGAGTACATACGATTGGTCCTTCGCCTTATCTCTGCCCTCTTTTATCACGAACCTCTTCCGCTTCCTGTCGAACGGCGCCTTGACATAATGGCCCGTCGCTATGAGGTCCGCGCCGAGAGCCCTTGCCTTCTCGCGGAGGAGCGTGAACTTTATCTTATCGTTACAGATGACGCATGGATTCGGCGTCGAACCCCTGAGGTACTCTTCGCAGAAATAGTCGATGACGTCCCTCTTGAACTCCGCGCTTAAGTCGAGGACATAATAAGGTATCTTGAGGTCCCCGGCTACCGCGCGCGCCCTGGTGATCGCCTCGAGGTTACAGCAGGACCGGCCTACGCTCGATCCGCACTCCTCCTTCGGCCACATCTTGAACGTGACGCCGATGACGCCGTACCCGGAGCGCTTGAGGAGCGCCGCGGCGAGCGACGAATCGACGCCGCCGGACATGGCAACGGCTACTTTTTCGGATCGAGGTATCATCTCAGGGCGGCAAGTATCTTATCTATATCGATATACTTCTCGACCATCTTTATTATGATGTCGATCTTGGAGATGTCCTGCGGTTTCAGCTTCACTACGAGGGAATGGACGCGGGAGGCGATCGAATATGTATCTTCTTTCGTGATGAGGACGGGTATGCCGGACCTCTCCAGGGCCTTCATCGAACCGCGGTTGGGAAGTATCCCTCCGCTCAATATGACCCCGGAGACCCTGTACCTCTTCTTGAGCTTGCCGGCATTTATCTCGCAGGCCGCCTTTATCATATCGTCCCTGTCGCCGGGGATTATCATGAGGCAGTTATCCTCCAGGAACTCCAGCGCGTCCTTTACGTTCATGGCGCCGATCAGCACCTTTTCGGCGGGCCTGTCCAGGTCGTGCCCCTTGTACAGGGCCTCGATCTTCAGTTCCTCCATTATCTCGCGCATGGTGGGTATGTCGAGGACCTTCTGGTACGGCAGGACGCCGCAGACGTTGAGGTCTTTCTGCTCCAGCCCCATGCGGACCAGGCGCGAGATCCTCTCATATTTTTCGGGGAGCACCTTATTCACTATGACGCCGGCCAGCTTCACTCCTTCCTTGTCCAGGAGCGCCTTATTGAGGCAGACCTCGTCGATCGGCTTGCCGACGCCGCCGGACGATATCAGAAGGACGCTGGTGTCGAGGAGCTTTGCCACGGTCGCGTTGGAAAGGCCGAAGACCGAACCCACGCCCGCATGGCCGGTCCCTTCTATTATCACAAGGTCGTTATCCTTGGCGACCTGTTCATAGGACGCCTTTATGAGTTTCGCGTAGTCCTCGTCGGCGCCTTTCTGTATATAGCGTTCGGTGAAGCCCTTCTCTATGGCTACGGGCGACATGTCCTTGATGTTGCACTTTATGCCGAAGACCTCCTCGATGAGGACGGAATCCTCGTCGACCTTATAGCCCTGCTCCATGAGATAGCGCTGGCCGATCGGCTTTATGAATCCGATCCGGTCAAAACGTTTCTTGAGGGCCGCGATGAGGCCGAGCGATACGGTCGTCTTGCCGTCATTCTGCATCGTCGCCGCTACGAATATTTTCTTTGCCATTTTACTCCGGATAAAATTTTATATCAGCCGACCATCCCTGAATGCCTTGATGTAGCCGGCGCAGTACTCGTCGGTGCCGAGGAGCGCCTCGGAGGCGCGCAGGACGGAGATCACGTTCCTGTCGAGAGGGTCCATGATCGCCGCGTCAAGGCCGGCGTGGATCGCCATCGCGAGGAATGCCGCGTTTATCAGGCTGCGGTCCGGCAGGCCGAACGAGACGTTCGACAGCCCGCATACCGTCTTCACCCCACCGAGGCCCTTTATCATAGGGATCGACTTAAGGAACTCGGATGCCTGCTTCGGCTCAGTCGCTATGGGCCGTATGAGCGGGTCGAAATAGAGGTCTTCCGGATCCATGCCTTCTTTGACCGCCCGCGCCAGGATATCCTTCGCGATCATCAACCTCTCTTCTGCCGTCTCCGGCATACCCTTATCGTTCATCGTCAACGCGACAAGCTTCGCCTTACGCTTAACGGCAAGAGGCAATATATGCCTGATCCTCTCCTCCTCGCCGCTTATCGAGTTGAGCATGATACGGCCTTTTCCCTTATAAGCCGTCAGGGCTTTATCGATAGCAAGGTGGTTGGGGCTGTCGATACAGATACTCGCGTCCCTGAACCCGCCCTGGATGACGTTCATCACCCAATCCATATCCGCAAGCTCATCGCCGCTCCCCATCGCGCAGTTTATGTCTATGAGGTCGGCCCCCGCGTCAAGCTGCTCCTTCGCCGCTTTCAGGATGGCGGGCGCGTCATGCGAGGTGATGAGAGCCTGGACGCTCCTCCGCGTGGAATTTATCCTCTCGCCTATTATCAGCATCGGCCCCTCTTCAGCTATTTAGTGACGGATTTTTCGTAACTGGCTTCCAGCGACTTCACTATATTCGTCAGCGTATCGTTCACCGGCGTCTGTATCCCGAGCGCCTTCCCCTGCCTGACGATCGCGCCGTTTATAAAATCGATCTCCGTCCGCTTTTTATTCAGGACGTCCTGGAGCATGCTCGATATATTGTTCGCCGTCGCCTTGCAGACCGACTCGACCTTCTGGATGGGGTCGTCGTAGGCCAGTTTT
The genomic region above belongs to Candidatus Omnitrophota bacterium and contains:
- the larE gene encoding ATP-dependent sacrificial sulfur transferase LarE — protein: MSPRSTVHSPQLKRILKKLKSVVVAYSGGLDSTFLLKVAVDALGKRNVLAVTARSETYPLSEYKEARRLVKKIGARHLTIYTRELGIKNFRKNPVNRCYYCKRELFRKLDSLKSKYGMSFVIDGTNYDDLKDVRYGRRAAKELGVKSPLLAAKLTKDDIRRLSKRLKLPTWDKPSFACLASRVPFNMNISKQDLARIDRAEASLKRLGFRQVRARLHKETVRLEFYPDDFRKVLSANIRHRLVRDLKSLGFKYVTLDLEGYRTGSMNVTT
- the mnmA gene encoding tRNA 2-thiouridine(34) synthase MnmA, translating into MIPRSEKVAVAMSGGVDSSLAAALLKRSGYGVIGVTFKMWPKEECGSSVGRSCCNLEAITRARAVAGDLKIPYYVLDLSAEFKRDVIDYFCEEYLRGSTPNPCVICNDKIKFTLLREKARALGADLIATGHYVKAPFDRKRKRFVIKEGRDKAKDQSYVLFGLSQDQLAHALFPLGDLTKDKTRVLAKRLRLKAYDAVESQDICFVQDAHYGDYIRKKTGVAFGEGDIVDKDGKVLGRHKGIPFYTIGQRRGMGIAYSEPLYVTGIDIGNNRIIVGTKKDVLKRGLIAHRLNWVAISGIDKPLKVKAKIRYNHKKAPAVVTPIGVDLVRVDFDEPQEAPTPGQAVVFYERDVVLGGGWIREGI
- a CDS encoding trypsin-like peptidase domain-containing protein, with translation MKKIVIFFILGCLLFTISVYSADELSPAQIMEQYGNSVVLIATVKDNKEVGLGSGFIVKSDGVIVTNYHVIEGAYPAMVKLKNGDVFDDISVIDYNARQDVAVIRIKGFDLPTVNLGNSNNTKVGEKIVVIGNPHGLENSISDGLLSQIRDTGEGYKLHQISAPISAGSSGSPVFNLSGEVIGIATMSDTLGQNLNFSVPINYARGMINSPIKCTLKEFAGLEKDKSMLSELKKSEQVDNKKVLEKTNNAISMLFASWENSVEGLEKTGEPHKYKFKNDKFAINPDIYTANQVLKTAYKDLNEISTSDTELQKLKEGVINSISEALESSNKLIAALENKSPNAFGVYFPSPDWAKAKSASDEMGICVRRFDKDFVTTFMEKIKKDNPKIEASVLPLFILIYQNRERNPEDLADENKKFGHLGLIFRFSTRRPIVLDVQKGKAADKAGIEKNDILLGVADGVDFKTQMDYTEFQKKTKAGEKYTFKIERKGEVLTKTVKLF
- a CDS encoding dihydropteroate synthase, producing the protein MLIIGERINSTRRSVQALITSHDAPAILKAAKEQLDAGADLIDINCAMGSGDELADMDWVMNVIQGGFRDASICIDSPNHLAIDKALTAYKGKGRIMLNSISGEEERIRHILPLAVKRKAKLVALTMNDKGMPETAEERLMIAKDILARAVKEGMDPEDLYFDPLIRPIATEPKQASEFLKSIPMIKGLGGVKTVCGLSNVSFGLPDRSLINAAFLAMAIHAGLDAAIMDPLDRNVISVLRASEALLGTDEYCAGYIKAFRDGRLI
- a CDS encoding AAA family ATPase translates to MAKKIFVAATMQNDGKTTVSLGLIAALKKRFDRIGFIKPIGQRYLMEQGYKVDEDSVLIEEVFGIKCNIKDMSPVAIEKGFTERYIQKGADEDYAKLIKASYEQVAKDNDLVIIEGTGHAGVGSVFGLSNATVAKLLDTSVLLISSGGVGKPIDEVCLNKALLDKEGVKLAGVIVNKVLPEKYERISRLVRMGLEQKDLNVCGVLPYQKVLDIPTMREIMEELKIEALYKGHDLDRPAEKVLIGAMNVKDALEFLEDNCLMIIPGDRDDMIKAACEINAGKLKKRYRVSGVILSGGILPNRGSMKALERSGIPVLITKEDTYSIASRVHSLVVKLKPQDISKIDIIIKMVEKYIDIDKILAALR